One window of the Mus musculus strain C57BL/6J chromosome 15 genomic patch of type FIX, GRCm38.p6 PATCHES MG3648_PATCH genome contains the following:
- the LOC115489419 gene encoding mucin-like protein 2 isoform X1, whose amino-acid sequence MKFLALLVLLGVSTILVSCQDPETNSTETSGTADSAGENTGSETQADSTDQNQEVDSSDSVEEENVNTDDTNTANEASEEDNKEELNDNSTGDNTSDQNSGVDNTETEEESNAKTKLEDIKTGKKTFHLILFFMEFFESLGSPWLQ is encoded by the exons ATGAAGTTCCTGGCACTCCTTGTGTTGCTTGGTGTTTCCACTATCCTAGTCTCTTGCC AGGACCCGGAGACAAACAGTACTGAAACTTCTGGAACTG CTGATTCTGCTGGTGAAAATACTGGCTCTGAAACTCAGGCAGATAGTACTGATCAAAATCAAGAAGTTGATTCCTCTGATTCAGTCGAAGAAGAAAATGTGAACACTGATGATACCAACACTGCTAATGAGGCCTCTGAGGAAGACAACAAGGAAGAGTTAAATGATAACAGTACCGGGGATAATACCTCTGATCAGAACAGTGGCGTTGACAACACTGAAACGGAAGAAGAGTCCAATGCAAAAACTAAACTTGAAGACATAAAAACCGGTAAAAAAACATTTCATCTAATTTTGTTCTTTATGGAATTCTTCGAATCCTTAGGTTCCCCATGGCTACAGTGA
- the LOC115489419 gene encoding mucin-like protein 2 isoform X2 — protein sequence MKFLALLVLLGVSTILVSCQDPETNSTETSGTADSAGENTGSETQADSTDQNQEVDSSDSVEEENVNTDDTNTANEASEEDNKEELNDNSTGDNTSDQNSGVDNTETEEESNAKTKLEDIKTVIKSGVEKLKNFLQRG from the exons ATGAAGTTCCTGGCACTCCTTGTGTTGCTTGGTGTTTCCACTATCCTAGTCTCTTGCC AGGACCCGGAGACAAACAGTACTGAAACTTCTGGAACTG CTGATTCTGCTGGTGAAAATACTGGCTCTGAAACTCAGGCAGATAGTACTGATCAAAATCAAGAAGTTGATTCCTCTGATTCAGTCGAAGAAGAAAATGTGAACACTGATGATACCAACACTGCTAATGAGGCCTCTGAGGAAGACAACAAGGAAGAGTTAAATGATAACAGTACCGGGGATAATACCTCTGATCAGAACAGTGGCGTTGACAACACTGAAACGGAAGAAGAGTCCAATGCAAAAACTAAACTTGAAGACATAAAAACCG TTATTAAAAGTGGGGTTGAAAAACTAAAGAATTTCTTACAACGTGGATGA